A DNA window from Leptolyngbya sp. KIOST-1 contains the following coding sequences:
- a CDS encoding YqiA/YcfP family alpha/beta fold hydrolase: protein MIPIPPFPIHPPTRHLPTHSPTTHPPAYPPTRHPPMPHYLYLHGFASSPRSAKAQAMKTRFAALGIPLVIPDLNQGDFAHLTLSRQIQQISALILSQPEPTVLIGSSLGGLTAAWVAQQVTITERIEKLVLLAPAFNFLQQWLPRLGPEALEAWRTTGTLSVYHYTEQRQIPLHYRFITDAQGYRDEDLRASIPTLILHGTRDETISIEASRTYAAKRPWAKLIELPSDHALTDVEPEIWQYTQAFLNL from the coding sequence TTGATTCCCATCCCCCCATTCCCCATCCACCCGCCTACCCGCCACCTGCCCACCCATTCACCCACCACCCATCCACCCGCCTACCCGCCAACCCGCCACCCGCCCATGCCCCACTACCTCTACCTCCACGGCTTCGCCTCCAGCCCCCGCTCCGCCAAAGCCCAGGCCATGAAAACCCGGTTTGCCGCCCTGGGAATTCCTCTGGTCATCCCCGACCTCAACCAGGGCGACTTTGCCCACCTCACCCTCAGCCGCCAGATTCAGCAGATCAGCGCCCTAATTTTGTCCCAACCCGAACCCACGGTGCTAATTGGCTCCAGCCTCGGGGGCCTCACCGCCGCCTGGGTGGCCCAGCAGGTCACGATTACCGAACGGATCGAAAAACTGGTGCTGCTGGCCCCTGCCTTTAACTTTCTGCAGCAGTGGCTGCCCCGCCTCGGCCCTGAAGCCCTTGAAGCCTGGCGCACCACAGGCACTCTCTCGGTCTACCACTACACCGAGCAGCGACAGATCCCGCTCCACTACCGCTTCATCACCGATGCCCAGGGCTACCGCGACGAGGACCTGCGAGCCAGCATCCCCACCCTGATTCTCCACGGCACCCGCGATGAAACCATATCCATAGAAGCCAGCCGCACCTATGCGGCCAAGCGCCCCTGGGCCAAACTGATCGAACTCCCCAGCGACCACGCCCTAACGGACGTGGAGCCAGAGATTTGGCAATATACTCAAGCGTTTCTAAACCTTTGA
- the leuB gene encoding 3-isopropylmalate dehydrogenase: MTSTYRITLLPGDGIGPEIMAVAVDVLKTVGSRMDLAFEFEQALIGGAAIDETGEPLPEDTLKTCKGSDAVLLAAIGGYKWDTLPRHQRPETGLLGLRAGLELFANLRPATILPQLIDASSLKREVVEGVDIMVVRELTGGIYFGSPKGVFETETGQKRGVNTMAYTDGEIDRIGRVAFETAQKRKGQLCSVDKANVLEVSQLWRDRITALSADYPDVTLTHMYVDNAAMQLIRWPKQFDTIVTGNLFGDILSDAAAMLTGSIGMLPSASLGASGPGVYEPVHGSAPDIAGQDKANPLAQVLSAAMMLRYGLDLPAAADRIEQAVTKVLDQGYRTGDIMAENMTQVGCKAMGEALLRALA, from the coding sequence ATGACTTCGACCTATCGCATTACGCTGCTGCCCGGTGACGGTATTGGCCCTGAGATTATGGCGGTGGCGGTGGATGTGCTCAAAACTGTGGGCAGCCGGATGGATCTGGCCTTTGAGTTTGAGCAGGCGCTGATTGGTGGGGCGGCGATCGATGAAACCGGAGAGCCGCTGCCGGAGGATACACTGAAGACATGCAAGGGCAGCGATGCGGTGCTGCTGGCTGCGATCGGGGGCTACAAGTGGGATACTCTGCCCCGCCACCAGCGACCTGAAACCGGTCTGCTGGGCCTGCGGGCCGGGCTGGAGCTATTTGCCAACCTGCGTCCGGCCACCATTCTGCCCCAGCTGATCGATGCCTCGTCGCTGAAGCGCGAGGTGGTGGAGGGCGTAGATATTATGGTGGTGCGGGAGCTCACCGGAGGCATCTACTTCGGCAGCCCCAAGGGGGTGTTTGAAACCGAGACGGGGCAAAAGCGGGGGGTCAACACCATGGCCTACACCGACGGCGAGATCGATCGCATTGGCAGGGTCGCCTTTGAAACCGCCCAGAAGCGCAAGGGCCAGCTGTGCTCGGTGGATAAGGCCAACGTGCTGGAGGTGTCGCAGCTGTGGCGCGATCGCATCACCGCCCTCTCCGCCGACTACCCCGACGTCACCCTCACCCACATGTATGTGGACAACGCCGCCATGCAGCTGATCCGCTGGCCCAAGCAGTTTGACACTATCGTCACCGGCAACCTGTTTGGCGACATTCTTTCCGATGCGGCGGCGATGCTGACCGGCAGCATTGGTATGCTGCCCTCGGCCAGTCTGGGGGCCAGCGGGCCGGGGGTCTACGAACCCGTCCACGGGTCGGCCCCCGACATCGCCGGACAGGACAAGGCCAACCCCCTGGCCCAGGTGCTGAGCGCTGCCATGATGCTGCGCTACGGCCTCGATCTGCCCGCCGCCGCCGATCGCATTGAGCAAGCCGTGACAAAAGTCTTAGATCAGGGTTATCGAACTGGCGATATCATGGCTGAAAACATGACCCAGGTGGGTTGCAAGGCCATGGGCGAAGCCCTGCTGCGTGCCCTCGCGTAA
- the hpsE gene encoding hormogonium polysaccharide biosynthesis glycosyltransferase HpsE has translation MTEASPSPVAAFPSPSTTPSAAEPLTVVAPPVGLPGVKRPLPSYTQKLLRQLRLKLSTAAPAREVLDLTVVICTYNGEQRLPKVLDCLLAQLGTEHLAWEIIVVDNNSTDGTAQVVSAYQQHWPQDIPLRYAFEPRQGAAYARQHAINIARSPLVGFLDDDNHPALGWVVAAHRFGQTHPQAGAFGSRIRGQFETTPPPNFDRIGAILALTERGSEPLIYNPKQKVLPPGAGLVVRRQAWLACVPKQLSLADSIGFRAAGEDLEVVLYMQRQGWEIWYNPAMRVQHEIPASRFERDYLLRLFRGIGLSRHRTRMLSVARWLWPLMTLVYMANDLRKILRHLIQYRAGAIADTVTACELTLYAYSLISPVYMAQRLWRQRPQPGVLVVGEGPG, from the coding sequence ATGACTGAGGCTTCTCCATCGCCAGTGGCGGCGTTTCCTTCCCCCAGTACAACCCCTTCGGCTGCCGAACCGCTGACCGTCGTCGCACCGCCGGTGGGGCTACCTGGGGTTAAGCGTCCGCTGCCCAGCTATACCCAAAAACTCCTGCGACAGCTGCGGCTGAAGCTCTCGACCGCTGCCCCAGCCCGGGAAGTGCTCGATCTGACGGTGGTCATCTGCACCTACAACGGGGAGCAGCGGTTGCCCAAGGTGCTCGACTGTCTGCTGGCCCAGCTGGGCACCGAGCACCTAGCCTGGGAAATTATTGTTGTCGACAACAACAGTACCGACGGCACGGCTCAGGTGGTCAGCGCCTACCAGCAGCACTGGCCCCAGGACATTCCCCTGCGCTACGCCTTTGAGCCGCGCCAGGGGGCCGCCTATGCCCGCCAGCACGCCATCAATATCGCCCGTAGCCCCCTGGTCGGGTTCCTAGACGATGACAACCACCCGGCCCTGGGCTGGGTGGTGGCCGCCCATCGGTTTGGCCAAACCCATCCCCAGGCGGGGGCCTTTGGCAGCCGCATTCGAGGTCAGTTTGAAACTACCCCGCCGCCCAACTTCGATCGCATTGGGGCCATACTGGCCCTCACCGAGCGTGGGTCGGAACCGCTGATCTACAATCCGAAGCAGAAGGTGCTGCCCCCAGGGGCGGGGCTGGTGGTGCGGCGGCAGGCCTGGCTGGCCTGCGTGCCCAAGCAGCTATCGCTGGCCGACAGCATTGGCTTTCGGGCGGCGGGGGAAGACCTCGAAGTGGTGCTCTACATGCAGCGCCAGGGCTGGGAGATCTGGTACAACCCGGCCATGCGGGTGCAGCACGAGATTCCAGCCAGTCGGTTTGAGCGCGACTACCTGCTGCGGCTGTTTCGCGGCATTGGCCTCAGCCGTCACCGCACCCGCATGCTGAGCGTGGCCCGTTGGCTGTGGCCGCTGATGACCCTGGTCTATATGGCGAACGACCTGCGCAAAATTTTGCGGCACCTGATCCAGTACCGGGCCGGGGCGATCGCCGACACCGTGACCGCCTGTGAGCTGACCCTGTATGCCTACAGCCTGATTAGCCCGGTATATATGGCCCAGCGCCTGTGGCGGCAGCGACCGCAGCCCGGCGTTTTGGTCGTGGGGGAGGGGCCGGGCTGA
- a CDS encoding mercuric reductase, with product MTSHSFDLEPALRPLNRPNQTLQSHVHPPDWVNPTPAQRYDLVVIGAGTAGLVVAAGAAGLGVGLRVALVEKSLMGGDCLNVGCVPSKCVIRSSRVVADMRGAAAFGIQPPESIAIDFAAVMDRMRQIRADISPHDSVERFSQLGIDVFLGKARFVDGNTVAVGDHRLPFKKAVIATGARAHRPSVPGLAEAGFLTNETVFSLTERPRRLAVLGGGPIGCELAQAFHRLGSEVTLLHHHGHLLNREDADAAEIVQQQFLKEQINLVLDAQLERVEVTPAGKVLHYRQQEADSQTVVVDEILVGAGRVPNVEGLNLEAVGVACDRRRGVVVNDYLQTTNPRIFAAGDICMDWKFTHAADAAARIVIKNALFAPLGLGRSKLSSLVMPWVTYTDPEVAHVGLYAHEARQQGIETDTIEIPFSDVDRALVDGESEGFLKILHKKGSDKILGATIVARHAGEMISEITLAMVTGQGLSAISGVIHPYPTQAEAIKKAADAYRRKLLTPRTQTLLKLLTRLN from the coding sequence ATGACCTCCCATTCCTTTGATCTCGAACCGGCGCTGCGCCCCCTCAACCGCCCCAATCAAACCCTGCAATCCCACGTGCATCCCCCCGACTGGGTCAATCCCACCCCGGCCCAGCGTTACGATCTGGTGGTGATTGGCGCTGGCACCGCTGGCCTGGTGGTAGCGGCGGGGGCGGCCGGGTTGGGTGTGGGTCTGCGAGTAGCCCTGGTGGAGAAAAGCTTGATGGGGGGCGACTGTTTGAACGTGGGCTGTGTCCCCTCCAAGTGCGTGATCCGCTCGTCGCGGGTGGTGGCCGATATGCGGGGAGCGGCGGCCTTTGGCATTCAGCCGCCGGAGTCCATTGCGATCGATTTTGCGGCGGTGATGGACCGCATGCGGCAAATTCGCGCCGACATCAGCCCCCATGACTCGGTAGAGCGCTTTAGCCAGCTCGGCATCGATGTATTCTTGGGCAAGGCCCGGTTTGTCGATGGCAATACCGTGGCGGTGGGCGACCATCGCCTGCCGTTTAAAAAAGCCGTGATCGCCACCGGTGCCCGTGCCCACCGCCCCTCGGTGCCCGGCCTGGCCGAGGCCGGTTTTTTAACCAACGAAACAGTGTTTTCGCTCACCGAGCGACCGCGCCGCCTGGCCGTCCTGGGCGGTGGCCCGATCGGCTGTGAGCTGGCCCAGGCCTTTCACCGTTTGGGTAGCGAAGTCACGCTGCTGCACCACCACGGCCACTTGCTCAATCGCGAAGATGCCGATGCCGCCGAAATTGTGCAGCAGCAGTTTCTCAAAGAGCAGATCAACCTGGTTCTGGATGCCCAGCTGGAGCGGGTAGAGGTGACCCCGGCGGGTAAGGTGCTGCACTATCGGCAGCAGGAGGCGGATTCCCAAACCGTGGTGGTCGACGAGATTTTGGTGGGGGCTGGCCGGGTGCCCAACGTCGAGGGCCTCAACCTGGAGGCGGTGGGGGTGGCCTGCGATCGCCGCCGGGGGGTGGTCGTCAACGACTACTTGCAAACCACCAACCCCCGCATCTTTGCTGCGGGCGACATCTGTATGGACTGGAAATTTACCCACGCCGCCGATGCCGCCGCCCGCATTGTAATTAAAAACGCCCTGTTTGCTCCCCTGGGCCTGGGCCGCAGCAAGCTCAGCAGTCTGGTCATGCCCTGGGTCACCTACACCGACCCCGAAGTTGCCCACGTGGGGCTCTACGCCCACGAAGCCCGACAGCAGGGCATCGAGACCGACACAATTGAAATTCCATTTTCAGACGTCGATCGCGCCCTGGTGGATGGAGAAAGCGAAGGCTTCCTGAAAATTCTCCACAAAAAAGGCTCCGACAAAATCCTGGGGGCCACCATCGTCGCCCGCCACGCGGGGGAAATGATTAGCGAGATTACGCTGGCCATGGTCACAGGCCAGGGGTTGAGCGCCATCAGCGGCGTAATTCACCCCTACCCCACCCAGGCTGAGGCGATCAAGAAAGCCGCCGACGCCTACCGCCGCAAGCTGCTGACCCCCCGCACCCAAACGTTGCTGAAGCTGCTGACCCGGCTGAATTGA
- the hetL gene encoding heterocyst differentiation pentapeptide repeat protein HetL, producing the protein MDAAELLDRYRRGDRAFDHLKLIEIELLQAHLSGADFSHSDLRQARLGRTHFSQGRFAAADLSEALLWGADFTETQCSQAQLRDADLSGAVFVRADLSQANLIKAILCGVNLQGANLSGALLIEADLRPSSDQQTNAIAANLAGANLSYAALGGIQLAKANLTGAKLCRAQLGQGYRPDAPKTDLSGADLGGADLSYADLTGAILCGANLRGADLTGATLAQADLTDALLPDDP; encoded by the coding sequence ATGGATGCGGCGGAATTGTTGGATCGCTACCGACGGGGCGATCGCGCCTTTGACCACCTGAAGCTGATCGAAATTGAGCTGCTGCAAGCCCACCTTAGCGGCGCTGACTTCAGCCACAGCGACCTGCGCCAAGCCCGCCTCGGTCGTACCCACTTCAGCCAGGGTCGCTTTGCTGCGGCCGACCTCAGCGAGGCGCTGCTGTGGGGAGCCGACTTTACCGAAACCCAGTGCAGCCAGGCCCAGCTGCGCGATGCGGACCTCAGCGGCGCAGTGTTTGTGCGCGCCGATCTGAGCCAGGCCAATTTGATCAAAGCCATTCTCTGCGGCGTCAACCTGCAGGGGGCCAATCTGTCTGGGGCGCTGCTGATCGAGGCCGATCTGCGCCCCAGCTCTGACCAGCAAACCAATGCGATCGCGGCCAACCTGGCCGGTGCCAACCTCAGCTACGCAGCCCTGGGCGGCATTCAGCTGGCCAAAGCCAATTTGACCGGGGCCAAACTCTGTCGCGCCCAGCTGGGTCAGGGCTATCGCCCCGATGCCCCCAAAACCGATCTGAGTGGGGCTGACCTTGGGGGGGCCGACCTCAGCTACGCCGACCTGACTGGGGCCATCCTTTGCGGGGCCAACCTGCGGGGGGCCGACCTGACCGGCGCCACCCTGGCCCAGGCCGACCTGACCGACGCCCTGCTGCCAGATGACCCATGA
- a CDS encoding alpha-amylase family glycosyl hydrolase — translation MTNNIKPLLERVYPPETAERLTTEIFALIKDTLCPSGREDLKKWNHNNVLLITYGDSICDGERPPLSVLAKFLETHLYDTITGVHILPFFPYSSDDGFAIIDYLQVNPELGSWADIKRIATHFNLMADLVINHISSQHEWFEQFKQNQLPGRNYFITADPSEDLSQVVRPRSSPLLTPVETADGEKHVWTTFSADQVDVNFENPDVLIEYVKIILAYVEAGARYIRLDAVGFLWKKQGTNCMHLPETHAMVRLFREILQLVDPGISLITETNVPNRENLSYFGNRNEAHMIYNFSLPPLLLNALMQGRSDHLKTWMMSMPPAPIGCAYFNFTASHDGIGMRPAEGLLAADEYEQLLTAMRNFGGRISMRSRPDGTESPYEINISLFDALKGTAKGEDQWQVERFLCSQTIMLALEGIPAFYIHSLLATHNYTEGVEETGHNRTINRYKWDLKTLEQNLADPTTPHARVLNELKRLIKIRRQQTAFHPNATQYTLHPLNQALFAFWRQSLTRDQSIFSVHNLSDQPQELRLSDLNLVSTDDWYDLISGDKFPDLDMAYMLKPYQSVWITNKPNAAHDESMPTLL, via the coding sequence GTGACCAATAACATTAAGCCTTTGCTAGAGAGGGTGTACCCTCCAGAAACCGCCGAACGGCTGACCACAGAAATCTTTGCCCTGATCAAAGATACTCTCTGTCCCTCGGGCCGCGAAGACCTGAAGAAGTGGAACCACAACAACGTTCTGCTGATTACCTACGGCGACAGCATCTGCGATGGCGAGCGCCCGCCCCTGTCGGTACTGGCCAAATTTCTCGAAACTCACCTGTACGACACCATCACGGGCGTTCACATTCTGCCCTTCTTTCCCTACAGCTCCGACGATGGCTTTGCCATCATCGACTACCTCCAGGTCAACCCCGAGCTGGGCAGCTGGGCCGATATCAAGCGCATTGCCACCCACTTCAACCTGATGGCGGACCTGGTGATTAACCATATCTCCAGCCAGCACGAGTGGTTTGAGCAGTTCAAGCAGAACCAGCTACCTGGCCGCAACTACTTCATCACCGCCGACCCCAGCGAAGACCTGTCCCAGGTGGTGCGGCCCCGCAGCTCGCCGCTGCTGACCCCCGTGGAGACGGCCGACGGCGAAAAGCACGTCTGGACGACCTTCAGCGCCGACCAGGTGGATGTCAACTTTGAGAACCCCGACGTGCTGATCGAGTACGTCAAGATTATTCTGGCCTACGTGGAGGCGGGGGCACGCTACATTCGCCTCGACGCGGTGGGCTTCTTGTGGAAGAAGCAGGGCACCAACTGCATGCATCTGCCCGAAACCCACGCCATGGTGCGCCTGTTTCGCGAAATCCTGCAGCTGGTCGATCCGGGCATTTCGCTGATTACCGAAACCAACGTGCCCAACCGCGAAAACCTCAGCTACTTCGGCAACCGCAACGAAGCCCACATGATCTACAACTTCAGCCTGCCGCCGCTGCTGCTGAATGCGCTCATGCAGGGACGCTCCGACCACCTCAAGACCTGGATGATGAGCATGCCGCCCGCCCCTATTGGCTGCGCCTACTTCAACTTCACCGCCTCCCACGACGGCATTGGCATGCGCCCCGCCGAAGGGCTGCTGGCGGCGGATGAGTACGAGCAGCTCTTGACTGCCATGCGCAACTTCGGCGGCAGAATCAGCATGCGCAGCCGCCCGGACGGCACCGAGTCGCCCTACGAGATCAATATTTCCCTGTTTGATGCCCTCAAGGGCACCGCCAAGGGCGAAGACCAGTGGCAGGTGGAGCGCTTTCTCTGCTCCCAGACCATCATGCTGGCGCTGGAGGGGATCCCGGCCTTCTACATTCACAGCCTGCTGGCCACCCACAACTACACCGAAGGGGTAGAAGAGACGGGCCACAACCGCACCATCAACCGCTACAAGTGGGACCTCAAAACCCTGGAGCAGAATCTGGCGGACCCCACTACCCCCCATGCCAGGGTACTCAATGAACTCAAGCGGCTGATCAAAATTCGCCGCCAGCAAACTGCCTTTCACCCCAACGCCACCCAGTACACCCTGCACCCGCTTAACCAGGCCCTGTTTGCCTTCTGGCGGCAAAGCCTGACCCGCGACCAGAGTATCTTCTCGGTGCACAACCTGAGCGATCAGCCCCAGGAGCTACGCCTGAGCGATCTCAACCTGGTTAGCACGGACGACTGGTACGACTTGATCAGCGGCGACAAGTTCCCCGACCTGGATATGGCCTACATGCTGAAGCCCTATCAGTCGGTGTGGATCACCAACAAACCAAATGCCGCCCACGACGAGAGCATGCCCACGCTGCTGTAA
- the cobS gene encoding adenosylcobinamide-GDP ribazoletransferase, with protein sequence MTPLPPARPGEITPRPGWFPRLGGAILFYTRLPLPSGWQPRFEGIAPLAPVVGLGLGLGLVGVDFTLGQLGMPPLIRSALVIGLGVWLTGGLHLDGAMDTADGLAVMAPERRLAVMADSRSGAFGVMAAIAILGLKTLALAELTTGRGWVLVAALVWGRWGQVVAIARYPYLRAEGKGALHREHLRSPQDWLLGLALALVLHAGWGWSQPDQLGAVGISLLGGLGLALGTGAWLHRRLGGHTGDTYGATVEWTETLFLCLATLL encoded by the coding sequence GTGACTCCCTTGCCCCCAGCGCGTCCCGGTGAGATTACCCCTCGGCCCGGCTGGTTTCCCCGCCTGGGCGGAGCTATTTTGTTCTACACCCGACTACCGCTGCCCTCCGGCTGGCAGCCGCGCTTTGAGGGCATTGCGCCCCTGGCACCGGTGGTGGGGCTGGGGCTGGGGCTGGGTTTAGTCGGCGTAGATTTTACCCTAGGGCAGCTGGGGATGCCGCCGCTCATCCGCAGCGCTCTGGTGATTGGGCTGGGGGTGTGGCTGACCGGCGGGCTGCACCTGGATGGCGCGATGGATACTGCCGATGGTCTGGCGGTGATGGCGCCCGAGCGACGGCTGGCGGTGATGGCGGATAGCCGCAGCGGAGCCTTTGGGGTGATGGCAGCGATCGCCATTCTGGGTCTTAAAACCCTGGCCCTGGCCGAATTGACGACGGGACGCGGCTGGGTGCTGGTGGCGGCGCTGGTGTGGGGCCGTTGGGGACAGGTGGTGGCGATCGCCCGCTACCCTTACCTGCGGGCCGAGGGCAAGGGGGCGCTGCACCGGGAACACCTGCGATCGCCCCAGGATTGGCTGTTGGGGTTGGCCCTGGCCTTGGTACTGCACGCTGGCTGGGGCTGGAGTCAGCCTGACCAGCTTGGGGCCGTAGGTATCAGCCTGCTCGGTGGTCTGGGTCTGGCCCTGGGGACAGGGGCCTGGCTGCACCGCCGCCTGGGCGGCCATACCGGCGACACCTACGGCGCTACGGTGGAATGGACCGAAACCCTCTTCCTCTGCCTGGCTACCCTGCTCTAG
- a CDS encoding ISAs1 family transposase: MGTQTAIAHQIIEGGGDYILSLKGNQGNIHEDVEQVFTWARQQDFKDISHEFHQTITPGHGRIDIRRHWLLDGVEHLINAERWVGLKRVGLVEAERRILGQPPTIEQRYYLVSFDGDVQRFAQGVRSHWGIENQLHWVLDVAFHEDASRIRKDHAPANLAVVRHIALNLLRQDAFAKGGIKAKRLQAGWDNDYLIRLLSS, encoded by the coding sequence ATGGGCACTCAAACCGCCATTGCTCACCAGATTATCGAAGGCGGTGGCGACTACATCTTGAGCCTTAAAGGCAATCAGGGCAACATTCACGAGGATGTCGAGCAGGTGTTTACCTGGGCGCGGCAGCAGGACTTTAAGGACATCTCCCACGAGTTTCATCAGACCATCACCCCTGGGCACGGGCGCATCGACATCCGCCGCCACTGGTTGCTCGATGGGGTCGAGCACCTCATCAACGCTGAGCGCTGGGTTGGCTTAAAACGCGTTGGCCTCGTGGAGGCTGAACGCCGTATCCTCGGTCAACCCCCGACCATTGAGCAGCGCTACTATCTCGTTAGTTTTGACGGCGATGTCCAACGCTTTGCCCAAGGGGTGCGCAGCCACTGGGGTATTGAAAACCAGCTCCACTGGGTGCTCGATGTCGCCTTCCACGAAGATGCCTCTCGAATTCGTAAAGACCACGCCCCCGCTAATCTGGCCGTCGTCCGTCACATCGCCCTCAATCTGCTGCGTCAGGACGCTTTTGCCAAAGGGGGTATCAAGGCTAAACGCTTGCAAGCAGGATGGGATAATGACTACCTAATTCGGCTACTCTCCTCCTGA
- a CDS encoding cation:proton antiporter, producing MDIYILDLLVIGLLLLAVTFGSGWIERLPLSYALIYLVVGLILSPYGVNLIRARPDTELLERLTEMVVLISLFSCGLKMNRPVQAWAWNSTIRLIGFLMPISIFAIAAIAHVFLRLEWGEGILLGAILAPTDPVLASEVQLYDPQDRDELRFGLTSEGGLNDALAFPFVYFGLHWLEDSRWQNWFSQWVLVDLIWSIAAGLLVGLAIAKGVCRIEHWLERGEAVDDLMEDFVGLSTILLSYSVAELVHGYGFLAVFVAGVTMHQRCESAERSASRLRFMERLEKLAEVGTILLLGSLLRHEPMLRFALPTLIIAGALLFVIRPLGAWVSTIGSPVHPATRWLFGWFGIRGVGSLYYLTYALGQGLEGETGELIAWLTLTTVTISVTLHGISSTPLMGWYESHVEGHNRLEKRLPNPD from the coding sequence GTGGATATTTACATTCTCGATCTGCTGGTCATTGGCCTGCTGCTGCTGGCCGTCACGTTCGGATCTGGATGGATTGAGCGATTGCCGCTCTCCTATGCGTTGATTTACCTGGTCGTGGGGCTAATTCTTAGCCCCTACGGCGTCAATCTGATTCGGGCCAGGCCGGATACAGAGCTGTTAGAGCGACTAACCGAAATGGTCGTTCTAATTTCCCTGTTTAGCTGTGGGCTGAAAATGAATCGCCCGGTGCAGGCCTGGGCCTGGAACTCTACCATTCGGCTGATTGGCTTTTTGATGCCGATCTCTATTTTTGCGATCGCGGCGATCGCCCACGTTTTCCTCCGGCTGGAGTGGGGAGAAGGCATTTTGCTGGGGGCTATTTTGGCTCCTACCGACCCAGTTCTGGCTTCGGAAGTGCAGCTCTACGACCCCCAGGACCGGGATGAACTGCGCTTTGGCCTCACCTCAGAAGGCGGCCTCAACGATGCCCTGGCCTTTCCCTTTGTCTACTTTGGGCTGCACTGGCTGGAGGATAGCCGCTGGCAGAACTGGTTTAGTCAGTGGGTCCTGGTCGATCTGATCTGGTCGATCGCGGCGGGGCTGCTGGTCGGTCTCGCGATCGCCAAGGGGGTTTGCCGGATTGAGCACTGGCTTGAAAGGGGCGAAGCCGTTGACGATTTGATGGAAGATTTTGTTGGGCTCAGCACCATTCTGCTGAGCTATTCGGTGGCTGAGCTGGTGCATGGCTACGGCTTTTTGGCCGTTTTTGTGGCAGGAGTCACCATGCACCAGCGCTGCGAGAGCGCCGAGCGATCCGCCTCCCGGCTGCGGTTTATGGAGCGGCTCGAAAAACTGGCAGAGGTGGGCACCATTTTGCTGCTGGGGTCGCTGCTGCGCCACGAGCCCATGCTGCGGTTTGCCCTCCCTACCCTGATCATCGCCGGGGCGCTGCTGTTTGTGATTCGTCCCCTGGGAGCGTGGGTCAGCACCATAGGCTCGCCTGTGCACCCCGCCACCCGCTGGCTTTTTGGCTGGTTTGGCATTCGCGGCGTGGGCTCGCTTTACTACTTGACCTACGCCCTGGGCCAGGGCCTGGAGGGGGAAACCGGCGAACTGATCGCCTGGTTAACGCTGACTACTGTGACCATTTCGGTGACGCTACACGGCATTAGCTCCACCCCCCTGATGGGATGGTACGAGAGCCACGTCGAGGGCCACAATCGACTGGAAAAAAGACTGCCCAACCCCGATTGA